In Streptomyces durocortorensis, a genomic segment contains:
- a CDS encoding histidine phosphatase family protein, with protein sequence MRLLLIRHGQTPSNLGHFLDTARPGPGLTDLGLRQAAALPGALAGEDIAALYASTLTRTQLTAAPLADEQGLDVLIRDGIRELSAGDLEMRADEAAARQYLTTAFAWSAGDTARRMPGGENGVEALSRFDAVVAEAASSLAAGAPGAPRTVALVSHGAAIRVWTAARARNVTVAFAAEHRLDNTGVVVVEGSPGTGWTALSWAGTVVPPITANGSEGAGPAGRAFPTPGS encoded by the coding sequence ATGCGCTTGCTGCTGATCCGCCACGGCCAGACACCGTCCAACCTCGGCCACTTTCTGGACACGGCGCGGCCCGGGCCCGGTCTCACCGATCTGGGTCTGCGTCAGGCCGCGGCCCTGCCAGGGGCTCTCGCCGGGGAGGACATCGCCGCTCTGTACGCCTCCACCTTGACGCGTACGCAGCTCACCGCCGCTCCCCTGGCCGACGAGCAAGGCCTCGACGTACTGATCCGGGACGGCATCCGCGAACTTTCGGCCGGCGATCTGGAGATGCGGGCCGACGAGGCAGCGGCCCGGCAGTACCTGACGACCGCCTTCGCCTGGTCCGCCGGGGACACCGCACGCCGGATGCCCGGCGGTGAGAACGGCGTCGAGGCCCTGTCGCGCTTCGACGCGGTGGTGGCCGAGGCAGCAAGCTCCCTGGCCGCCGGCGCACCCGGCGCTCCCCGGACCGTGGCTCTCGTCAGTCACGGCGCCGCGATCCGCGTATGGACCGCCGCCCGCGCCCGGAACGTGACGGTCGCGTTCGCCGCCGAACATCGTCTGGACAACACGGGCGTGGTCGTCGTCGAAGGATCGCCCGGCACCGGCTGGACAGCCCTGTCGTGGGCTGGGACGGTCGTCCCTCCGATCACCGCGAACGGCTCGGAGGGCGCCGGTCCGGCGGGCCGGGCGTTCCCGACTCCCGGCAGCTGA
- a CDS encoding roadblock/LC7 domain-containing protein, producing the protein MALDRGLDWLLDDLTGRVQHIRHALVLSNDGLVTGASTGLAREDAEHLAAVSSGLHSLARGSGRHFRAGRARQTMIEFDEALLFVTAAGDGSCLSVLTAAEADVGQVAYEMTLLVNRVGEHLGVAVRQGGPEGISPF; encoded by the coding sequence GTGGCGCTTGACCGAGGACTTGACTGGCTCCTTGACGATCTGACCGGCAGGGTGCAACACATACGGCACGCCTTGGTGCTGTCGAACGACGGACTGGTCACCGGCGCCAGTACCGGGCTCGCCCGCGAGGACGCGGAACACCTGGCGGCGGTCTCCTCCGGCCTCCACAGTCTGGCGCGCGGATCGGGACGCCACTTCCGGGCGGGCAGGGCCCGCCAGACGATGATCGAGTTCGACGAGGCACTGCTCTTCGTGACGGCGGCGGGGGACGGCAGCTGCCTGAGCGTGCTGACCGCGGCCGAGGCCGATGTCGGACAGGTCGCCTACGAGATGACCCTCCTCGTCAACCGGGTCGGCGAACACCTCGGCGTCGCCGTGCGCCAGGGTGGACCGGAGGGCATCAGCCCCTTCTGA
- a CDS encoding oxygenase MpaB family protein produces MAKRYDRLKEIQRLDPERDFLEIYRLTVTYEFPWDITRALELALYRTYAVPSIGRLLDETAELTERTQKRYDDTALLLDAVVEHGFDTEEGRTAVRRINQMHRSYAISNDDMRYVLCTFVVTPKRWLDSFGWRRLCDHELRAFAAYYRTLGARMGIKDVPQTYEDFERVLDAYEHEHFGWDEGGRRVSDATLALMGSWYPAPLAPVVRGASLALLDDSLLRTFRYRRPGPVARGLTRGALRIRARAVRLLPPRRRPHYARQNPEIKGYPDGYKIAALGTFPTPGVRGCPIPGHRGPSQAPVE; encoded by the coding sequence GTGGCGAAGAGGTACGACCGGCTGAAGGAGATTCAGCGACTCGACCCGGAGCGGGACTTCCTGGAGATCTACCGCCTCACCGTCACCTACGAGTTCCCCTGGGACATCACCCGCGCCCTCGAACTGGCCCTTTACCGCACGTATGCCGTGCCCAGCATCGGCCGACTCCTGGACGAGACAGCGGAGTTGACGGAGCGTACGCAGAAGCGGTACGACGACACCGCCCTGCTCCTCGACGCGGTGGTGGAGCACGGATTCGACACCGAGGAGGGCCGCACCGCGGTCCGCCGGATCAACCAGATGCACCGCAGCTACGCCATCAGCAACGACGACATGCGCTACGTCCTGTGCACCTTCGTCGTCACCCCGAAGCGCTGGCTGGACAGTTTCGGCTGGCGTCGCCTCTGCGACCACGAGCTGCGGGCCTTCGCCGCCTACTACCGCACACTCGGCGCCCGGATGGGAATCAAGGACGTCCCGCAGACCTACGAGGACTTCGAGCGTGTGCTCGACGCCTACGAACACGAGCACTTCGGCTGGGACGAGGGGGGTCGAAGGGTCTCGGACGCCACGCTGGCGCTGATGGGGTCCTGGTATCCGGCGCCGCTCGCCCCAGTGGTCCGGGGCGCCAGCCTGGCACTGCTGGACGACTCGTTGCTCAGGACGTTCCGCTACCGCCGCCCGGGGCCGGTGGCCCGGGGGCTGACCCGGGGGGCACTGCGGATCAGGGCCAGGGCCGTTCGGCTCCTGCCGCCCCGCCGCAGGCCGCACTACGCCCGCCAGAACCCGGAGATCAAGGGATATCCGGACGGGTACAAGATCGCCGCACTCGGCACGTTCCCCACTCCGGGCGTCCGCGGCTGCCCGATCCCCGGCCATCGGGGGCCGTCACAGGCGCCCGTGGAATGA
- the tatA gene encoding Sec-independent protein translocase subunit TatA — MLRNGLEPWHLLILAVVVVVLFGSKKLPDTARSVGKSLRILKSEAKAMRDENAR; from the coding sequence ATGTTGCGCAATGGCCTGGAGCCCTGGCACCTGTTGATCCTGGCTGTCGTCGTGGTCGTCCTCTTCGGCTCGAAGAAGCTGCCCGACACCGCCCGCTCCGTGGGAAAGTCCCTGCGCATCCTCAAGAGCGAAGCCAAGGCGATGAGGGACGAGAACGCCCGCTGA
- the mgtA gene encoding magnesium-translocating P-type ATPase produces MNSAPEGSAAAGPGHPTPGTPAPVTPFPRPVAGAGTGSGGRPDGPASVSGTGPTPLHILRALDSGPRGLLETEAEDRLGRTGENTLPAWRPVPWPRRFVRSLRDPFTAVLLCLGLVSALVSAWGTACVTLALVGVSCLLRSAEEHRADRSTAALRELVATTATVVRRASPDSPPREREVPVADLVPGDVIRLGPGDLVPADVQLLRADGLTVHQSALTGESAPVPKHAVDIPDPALSGAGPFAQPQWCFQGSSVTSGSGTAVIVATGGETRFAAAHDGRARQRGTSAFDRSVQGISWTLIRFMLLTPPLVLMANAALRGRGLETLPFAVAVAVGMTPEMLPVIVTTTLARGAARLARTSGVIVKRLPALHDLGAVDVLCLDKTGTLTEDRPVVAGATNGADRPDPDVLRWAAIGALWTLQLAELPAPDALDEAVLDAAEECGPPSAGGAVAEAYEGVAVVPFDPVRRVATAVVRRPGRLGVHTLVTKGAVEAVLQRCAMDEEERDRLLGLANRKAESGLRLLAVARTDRASRPGAYTPADERGLTFLGLIALRDVPAPSAADALAVLARRGVAVKVLTGDHPGTAARVCADLGLRRAGSADGCDVVTAEVVDTLSEAELARVADRATVFARCTPQHKARIVSALRAGGRTTGFLGDGVNDLPALHAADVGICPRNAVDVAREAADVVLAEKDLTAIDRAVLAGRGSSGNIATYLRITLSSNLGNVIAMLTAGLLLPFLPMLPAQVLVQNLCFDAAQLAFAFDRPAASALRRPTVLRPRDFLRFITGFGLLNTAADLATFGVLALALHQTSGDGGEAAFHAGWFTENLLTQALVMVLLRTGRSSAERRAGGPLRAAAAGLAAVGVLLPLTALGPVLGMSALPPLYYLLLGSVLGLYAIGLTAARRRYDKAVDGH; encoded by the coding sequence GTGAACTCGGCGCCTGAGGGCAGCGCAGCCGCGGGTCCCGGACACCCCACCCCTGGCACACCGGCCCCCGTCACGCCGTTTCCGCGCCCTGTCGCGGGCGCCGGAACGGGGTCGGGCGGCCGCCCTGACGGACCGGCCTCTGTCTCCGGCACCGGTCCGACCCCCCTGCACATACTGCGTGCCCTGGACAGCGGGCCGCGCGGGCTCCTGGAGACCGAGGCCGAGGACCGGCTCGGCCGGACCGGGGAGAACACACTGCCCGCCTGGCGGCCCGTCCCCTGGCCCCGGCGCTTCGTGCGCAGCCTCCGCGATCCCTTCACCGCCGTACTGCTCTGCCTCGGCCTCGTCTCCGCTCTCGTCTCCGCCTGGGGCACCGCCTGCGTCACCCTGGCGCTCGTCGGGGTCAGCTGTCTGCTGCGCTCGGCCGAGGAGCACCGCGCCGACCGGTCCACCGCGGCGCTGCGGGAACTGGTCGCGACGACCGCGACCGTGGTGCGCCGCGCCTCCCCCGACTCCCCGCCCCGGGAGCGGGAGGTTCCGGTGGCCGACCTCGTACCGGGGGATGTGATCCGTCTGGGTCCGGGCGACCTCGTCCCCGCCGATGTGCAGTTGCTGCGCGCCGACGGCCTCACCGTGCACCAGTCGGCCCTCACCGGGGAGTCGGCTCCGGTGCCCAAGCACGCCGTCGACATCCCGGACCCGGCGCTGTCGGGGGCCGGGCCGTTCGCGCAGCCGCAGTGGTGCTTCCAGGGCAGCAGTGTCACGTCCGGCAGCGGTACGGCGGTGATCGTGGCCACCGGCGGGGAGACCCGGTTCGCGGCCGCCCATGACGGCCGGGCCCGGCAGCGGGGTACGAGCGCCTTCGACCGTTCGGTGCAGGGGATCTCCTGGACCCTGATCCGGTTCATGCTGCTGACCCCGCCCCTGGTGCTGATGGCCAACGCGGCGCTGCGCGGCCGCGGCCTGGAAACCCTGCCGTTCGCCGTGGCCGTCGCCGTGGGAATGACCCCGGAGATGCTCCCCGTCATCGTCACCACCACGCTCGCGCGCGGCGCGGCCCGGCTGGCGCGCACCAGCGGGGTCATCGTCAAGCGGCTCCCCGCCCTGCACGACCTCGGGGCGGTCGATGTGCTGTGCCTGGACAAGACGGGCACGCTGACCGAGGACCGGCCCGTCGTGGCGGGGGCGACGAACGGTGCGGACCGGCCCGACCCCGACGTGCTGCGGTGGGCGGCGATCGGTGCCCTGTGGACGCTTCAGCTGGCCGAGCTGCCCGCGCCCGACGCACTCGACGAGGCGGTCCTGGACGCGGCCGAGGAGTGCGGTCCGCCGTCCGCGGGGGGTGCGGTGGCCGAGGCGTACGAGGGCGTGGCGGTGGTGCCCTTCGATCCGGTGCGCCGCGTCGCGACCGCCGTGGTCCGGCGGCCCGGCAGGCTCGGCGTGCACACCCTGGTCACCAAGGGGGCCGTCGAGGCCGTGCTCCAGCGGTGCGCGATGGATGAGGAGGAACGGGACCGGCTGCTCGGGCTGGCGAACCGCAAGGCCGAGTCCGGGCTGCGCCTGCTGGCCGTGGCCCGCACCGACCGGGCGTCCCGGCCGGGTGCGTACACCCCTGCGGACGAACGGGGTCTGACGTTTCTGGGTCTGATCGCGCTGCGGGACGTCCCGGCTCCGAGCGCCGCCGACGCGCTCGCGGTGCTGGCCCGGCGGGGCGTGGCGGTCAAGGTGCTGACCGGCGACCACCCGGGCACGGCCGCCCGGGTGTGTGCGGACCTCGGACTGCGCCGGGCGGGCTCGGCCGACGGCTGCGATGTGGTGACGGCCGAGGTCGTGGACACGCTGTCGGAGGCCGAGCTGGCCCGGGTGGCCGACCGGGCCACCGTGTTCGCCCGTTGCACACCCCAGCACAAGGCGCGGATCGTCTCCGCCCTGCGCGCCGGTGGCCGGACGACCGGATTCCTCGGCGACGGCGTCAACGACCTTCCCGCCCTGCACGCCGCCGATGTCGGCATCTGTCCCCGCAACGCCGTCGATGTGGCCCGGGAGGCCGCCGACGTCGTGCTGGCGGAGAAGGACCTCACCGCCATCGACCGGGCAGTGCTGGCGGGCCGGGGCAGCAGCGGGAACATCGCCACGTATCTGCGGATCACGCTCTCGTCGAACCTCGGCAATGTCATCGCCATGCTGACGGCCGGGCTGCTGCTGCCCTTCCTTCCCATGCTTCCGGCGCAGGTGCTGGTGCAGAACCTGTGCTTCGACGCCGCTCAGCTGGCCTTCGCGTTCGACCGCCCGGCGGCGTCGGCACTGCGGCGCCCCACCGTGTTGCGGCCGCGCGACTTCCTGCGCTTCATCACGGGGTTCGGTCTGCTCAACACGGCCGCCGACCTCGCCACCTTCGGCGTGCTCGCGCTCGCCCTCCACCAGACGTCCGGGGACGGCGGGGAGGCGGCGTTCCACGCCGGATGGTTCACGGAGAACCTGCTGACCCAGGCTCTGGTCATGGTCCTGCTGCGGACCGGTCGCAGCTCCGCTGAACGGCGGGCGGGCGGCCCGCTGCGGGCTGCCGCCGCGGGTCTCGCGGCGGTCGGGGTCCTCCTCCCGCTCACCGCGCTGGGACCTGTGCTGGGCATGAGCGCGCTGCCGCCGCTCTACTACCTGCTGCTCGGTTCCGTCCTGGGGCTGTACGCGATCGGGCTCACGGCCGCGCGCAGGCGCTACGACAAGGCGGTCGACGGGCACTGA
- a CDS encoding fatty acid desaturase family protein: protein MPQATATATDTATAPSAAPTPSSRRPAAGSDFAPLLRAVKGQGLLEHRPGRYALGIAANLTALGSVVTALVLVGDSWWSLFLALPLAVLWARTAFIAHDAGHAQITGDRRASRMISLVHANLLLGMNEAWWNDKHVRHHAHPNHIDKDPDVGVGALVWTQKQATQREGFARWLTRNQARLFFPMLLLEGIALKIYGFQFLRRQPARERVLAALLLIAHVTLYATLLLSTLSPGKAVVFALLLHAVFGLHLGLAFAPNHKGMEMPDPDGERWGHLQRQVLTSRNVRGAVLTDWFLGGLNYQIEHHLFPSMPRPHLRLAQPLVKAHCGSIGMPYAETGLIESYRQALAHMHDVGEPLR, encoded by the coding sequence ATGCCCCAGGCGACAGCCACCGCTACAGACACCGCCACGGCACCCAGCGCCGCCCCCACGCCCTCCTCCCGCCGGCCGGCCGCCGGGAGCGACTTCGCGCCCCTGCTGCGTGCGGTGAAGGGCCAGGGTCTGCTGGAGCACCGCCCCGGCCGGTACGCGCTCGGGATCGCCGCCAATCTGACCGCCCTGGGGTCGGTGGTCACCGCCCTCGTCCTGGTGGGCGACAGCTGGTGGAGCCTGTTCCTCGCCCTGCCGCTGGCCGTCCTGTGGGCCCGTACGGCGTTCATCGCCCATGACGCGGGACATGCGCAGATAACCGGTGACCGCAGGGCGAGCAGGATGATCAGTCTCGTGCACGCCAATCTGCTCCTCGGCATGAACGAAGCGTGGTGGAACGACAAGCATGTGCGCCACCACGCCCACCCCAATCACATCGACAAGGACCCCGATGTCGGTGTCGGCGCGCTGGTCTGGACCCAGAAGCAGGCGACGCAGCGAGAGGGATTCGCCCGCTGGCTCACCCGCAACCAGGCCCGGCTGTTCTTCCCGATGCTGCTGCTCGAAGGCATCGCCCTGAAGATCTACGGGTTCCAGTTTCTGCGCCGACAGCCCGCCCGGGAGCGGGTGCTCGCGGCCCTGCTGCTGATCGCGCACGTCACCCTGTACGCGACGCTGCTGCTGAGCACGTTGTCCCCGGGCAAGGCGGTCGTCTTCGCCCTGCTGCTGCACGCGGTGTTCGGCCTCCACCTGGGCCTGGCGTTCGCCCCCAACCACAAGGGCATGGAGATGCCCGACCCCGACGGGGAGCGCTGGGGCCACCTCCAGCGGCAGGTCCTGACCTCGCGCAACGTCCGCGGCGCGGTCCTGACCGACTGGTTCCTGGGCGGGCTGAACTACCAGATCGAGCACCACCTCTTCCCGAGCATGCCCCGGCCCCACCTCAGGCTGGCCCAGCCGCTGGTCAAGGCGCACTGCGGGAGCATAGGTATGCCGTATGCGGAGACCGGTCTGATCGAGTCCTACCGCCAGGCCCTGGCGCACATGCATGACGTCGGTGAGCCGCTGCGATGA
- a CDS encoding GTP-binding protein, whose amino-acid sequence MPSEQFDSAESPHADRTGTGSGRDIALTLKIVVAGGFGAGKTTLVGALSEIRPLRTEELLSESGRDQDDTDGVERKTATTVAMDFGRITIHSGLSLYLFGTPGQDRFWFLWDELCEGALAAVVLADTRRLADCFAAVDYFEHRRIPFVVAVNRFADAPAHTEHDVAHALDLDRGTPVVLCDARDRDSGKDVLIRTVEYAGRMHTARLLDSVG is encoded by the coding sequence ATGCCCTCCGAGCAATTCGACAGCGCCGAGAGCCCCCACGCCGACCGAACCGGTACCGGGAGCGGCCGGGACATCGCACTGACCCTGAAGATCGTGGTGGCGGGCGGCTTCGGAGCCGGGAAGACGACGCTGGTCGGGGCGCTCAGCGAAATCCGCCCGCTGCGCACGGAGGAACTGCTCAGCGAGAGCGGGCGCGACCAGGACGACACCGACGGGGTGGAGCGGAAGACCGCCACGACGGTGGCGATGGATTTCGGCCGTATCACCATCCACTCGGGCCTGTCCCTCTACCTGTTCGGCACGCCGGGCCAGGACCGCTTCTGGTTTCTCTGGGACGAGCTGTGCGAGGGAGCCCTCGCCGCGGTCGTCCTCGCCGACACCCGTCGGCTTGCGGACTGCTTCGCGGCCGTCGACTACTTCGAGCACCGGCGCATACCGTTCGTCGTCGCCGTCAACCGCTTCGCAGACGCCCCCGCCCACACGGAACACGACGTCGCGCACGCCCTGGACCTGGACCGGGGTACCCCCGTCGTGCTGTGCGACGCCCGCGACCGGGACTCCGGCAAGGACGTCCTGATCCGTACGGTCGAGTACGCCGGACGGATGCACACCGCCCGGCTCCTCGACTCCGTCGGCTGA
- a CDS encoding PPOX class F420-dependent oxidoreductase: MAHHMTDEEWRAFLSEGTRTAKISTVRADGSPHIAPVWFLLDGDTVVFNTGKGSVKGRNLARDGRLALCVDDDRPPYAFAVVQGRAELSEDPAELLRWATLIAGRYVGADAAEEFGRRNGVPGELVVRVRIDKVVAMADMAG, encoded by the coding sequence ATGGCACATCACATGACCGATGAAGAATGGCGGGCCTTCCTCTCGGAGGGCACCCGCACCGCGAAGATCTCGACGGTGCGGGCCGACGGCAGTCCGCATATCGCTCCCGTCTGGTTTCTGCTCGACGGCGACACAGTGGTCTTCAACACCGGCAAGGGGAGCGTGAAGGGCCGCAATCTCGCGCGCGACGGACGATTGGCCCTGTGCGTCGACGACGATCGGCCTCCGTACGCGTTCGCCGTGGTACAGGGCCGTGCCGAGCTGAGCGAGGATCCCGCGGAACTGCTGCGGTGGGCGACGCTGATCGCAGGCCGCTACGTGGGGGCCGACGCCGCCGAGGAGTTCGGCAGGCGCAACGGGGTGCCCGGTGAACTGGTCGTGCGGGTGCGCATCGACAAGGTGGTCGCGATGGCCGACATGGCCGGCTGA
- a CDS encoding GNAT family N-acetyltransferase: MLIREATREDWPAIWPFFHSIIAAGETLTYPLDLSREDAEGWWYVAAPSRVVVAVDEAGTVLGTAKMNRNHMGNGSHIASGTYLVDPAHSGRGVGRALCDYSVAWARAEGYRAMQFNAVVETNTHAVKLYRSIGFDVIGTLPEGFNHPTEGYVGLHIMYKAL; the protein is encoded by the coding sequence ATGTTGATCAGGGAAGCAACCCGCGAGGACTGGCCCGCCATCTGGCCGTTCTTTCATTCGATCATTGCCGCGGGCGAGACACTCACCTACCCGCTCGATCTCAGCAGGGAGGACGCCGAAGGCTGGTGGTATGTCGCGGCGCCGAGCCGCGTGGTCGTCGCCGTCGACGAGGCCGGGACAGTGCTCGGCACGGCGAAGATGAACCGCAATCACATGGGCAACGGTTCGCACATCGCCAGCGGCACCTATCTCGTCGATCCCGCGCACTCCGGCCGGGGCGTGGGGCGGGCGCTGTGCGACTACTCGGTGGCATGGGCTCGCGCCGAGGGCTACCGCGCGATGCAGTTCAACGCGGTGGTCGAGACCAACACCCACGCGGTCAAGCTGTACCGGTCGATTGGCTTCGATGTGATCGGCACCCTTCCGGAGGGCTTCAACCATCCGACCGAGGGCTATGTGGGACTGCACATCATGTACAAGGCCCTGTGA
- a CDS encoding class I SAM-dependent methyltransferase — protein sequence MTDEHTAHVLDFFTPRAADWDSRFPDDGPAYATAAGMLGLRQGDAVLDAGCGTGRALPALRAAVGPGGTVLGADLTPAMLDAAVRAGRADSGTLLRADVARLPLRDGALDAVFGAGLISHLARPEADLAELARVVRPGGVLALFHPIGRAALAARHGRPVTDDDLRAEPRLRVLLTDAGWRLHSYTDEDDRFLALAVRRA from the coding sequence ATGACCGACGAACACACCGCCCACGTCCTGGACTTCTTCACACCGCGTGCGGCCGACTGGGACAGCCGGTTCCCCGACGACGGACCCGCATATGCCACGGCGGCCGGCATGCTCGGGCTGCGTCAGGGTGACGCCGTACTCGACGCGGGCTGCGGCACGGGGCGCGCACTGCCCGCGCTGCGGGCCGCGGTCGGGCCCGGCGGTACGGTGCTGGGCGCCGACCTCACCCCCGCCATGCTGGACGCGGCGGTCAGGGCGGGCCGGGCGGACAGCGGGACCCTGCTCCGTGCCGACGTCGCCCGGCTGCCGCTGCGCGACGGGGCGCTGGACGCGGTGTTCGGGGCCGGGCTGATCTCGCATCTGGCCCGGCCGGAGGCCGATCTCGCGGAGCTGGCCCGGGTGGTACGCCCGGGCGGGGTGCTGGCCCTGTTCCACCCGATCGGCCGGGCCGCCCTCGCCGCGCGGCACGGACGCCCCGTCACCGATGACGATCTGCGGGCGGAGCCCCGACTGCGGGTCCTGCTGACCGATGCCGGCTGGCGGCTGCACTCGTACACCGACGAGGACGACCGCTTCCTGGCTCTCGCCGTCCGTCGGGCCTGA
- a CDS encoding DUF6397 family protein translates to MTIKEATRGYGGAGGALGEDAIRQHTGQTAERGLDAGALPPCDTPAATVAAGRAAQELGLRRAEFELAVHLGLITVGSGPGGGRPRVHEKEIARLREQPGFPDDLAERVRTVGTAEGADLLGIAPARFTRLARAGCVSPVTFYLNRYRAVVWLYLADELAALALREPELLAGRTPLGMRSMLEAGADWRARNWRSQRIDRLLCRTDDAWARAAVQASALDAVQLAEVVEDPYERGYLVRVRPEPVFGRPASTAAREAMGELLLADDPDELLWRRVNLTLELDRAREDRPAPRPGDGARPRTTPVRVRSRAEAEAEAEAEAQTKAQAPVRVVAPPPAPARATAQTPTPTPPPGPARAVVTRRPCGRGLLARLGWRGRGAG, encoded by the coding sequence ATGACGATCAAGGAAGCGACCCGCGGGTATGGCGGGGCCGGCGGTGCGCTGGGCGAGGACGCGATCCGGCAGCACACCGGGCAGACCGCCGAACGGGGGTTGGACGCAGGCGCGTTGCCGCCGTGCGACACCCCGGCGGCGACGGTCGCCGCCGGGCGCGCGGCCCAGGAGCTGGGGCTCCGGCGGGCCGAGTTCGAGCTGGCGGTGCACCTGGGGCTGATCACTGTCGGCAGTGGGCCGGGAGGCGGGCGGCCCCGGGTGCATGAGAAGGAGATCGCGCGCCTGCGCGAGCAGCCGGGGTTCCCCGACGACCTGGCGGAACGGGTCCGGACGGTCGGCACCGCCGAAGGAGCCGACCTGCTCGGCATCGCTCCGGCCCGGTTCACCCGGCTGGCGCGCGCGGGCTGCGTCTCGCCGGTCACGTTCTATCTGAACCGGTATCGCGCGGTGGTCTGGCTCTACCTCGCCGACGAACTCGCCGCCCTGGCGCTCCGGGAGCCGGAGCTGCTCGCCGGGCGGACGCCGCTGGGGATGCGCTCGATGCTGGAGGCGGGTGCCGACTGGCGGGCGCGCAACTGGCGCTCGCAGCGCATCGACCGGCTGCTGTGCCGTACGGATGACGCGTGGGCGCGAGCGGCGGTCCAGGCATCGGCGCTTGACGCTGTGCAACTGGCGGAGGTGGTGGAGGACCCCTATGAACGGGGCTATCTCGTACGGGTCCGGCCGGAGCCGGTCTTCGGGCGCCCGGCGTCCACGGCGGCCAGGGAAGCCATGGGGGAGTTGCTGCTGGCGGACGACCCCGACGAGCTCCTCTGGCGGCGGGTCAACCTGACTCTGGAGCTGGACCGGGCCCGCGAGGACCGGCCCGCACCACGTCCCGGAGACGGCGCAAGGCCTCGGACGACACCGGTACGGGTACGGTCGCGGGCAGAGGCAGAGGCAGAGGCAGAGGCAGAGGCGCAGACGAAGGCGCAGGCACCGGTACGGGTAGTGGCACCGCCTCCCGCCCCGGCACGAGCAACGGCACAGACACCCACGCCCACACCACCACCTGGACCCGCACGGGCGGTGGTAACGCGAAGGCCATGCGGGAGGGGGCTGCTGGCCAGGTTGGGGTGGCGCGGCCGGGGCGCCGGATAA
- a CDS encoding ArsR/SmtB family transcription factor, with product MSTGSDGGFQDPPAEVLAEAAAAFGLLATPARLHIVWALAQGESDVTGLAERVGGTLPSVSQHLTKLKLAGLVRSRREGRRQVYLVDDPDVVTVVRLMVGQLAERAGHPAREPVRLRELGA from the coding sequence GTGTCGACAGGTTCCGACGGCGGCTTCCAGGATCCGCCCGCGGAGGTGCTGGCGGAGGCCGCAGCAGCGTTCGGGCTCCTGGCGACACCGGCACGGCTGCACATCGTGTGGGCGCTGGCCCAGGGAGAGAGCGATGTGACCGGGCTCGCCGAGCGGGTGGGCGGCACCCTTCCCTCGGTCAGCCAGCACCTGACCAAGCTGAAGCTCGCCGGACTCGTACGCTCGCGCCGCGAGGGCCGGCGGCAGGTCTATCTGGTCGACGATCCCGATGTGGTGACGGTCGTCCGGCTGATGGTCGGCCAGCTCGCCGAACGCGCCGGGCACCCCGCACGGGAACCCGTCCGCCTGCGTGAACTCGGCGCCTGA
- a CDS encoding TerD family protein, with protein sequence MGVTLAKGGNVSLSKEAPGLTAVTVGLGWDVRTTTGADHDLDASALLCSEAGKVLSDAHFVFYNNLNSPDGSVRHTGDNLTGEGEGDDESVEVDLASVPAQVAKIVFPVSIHDAQSRSQSFGQVRNAFIRVVNRANGVELARYDLSEDASTETAMVFGELYRHGAEWKFRAVGQGYASGLAGIATDYGVNV encoded by the coding sequence ATGGGTGTGACCCTGGCAAAGGGCGGCAACGTCTCCCTGTCGAAGGAGGCTCCCGGCCTGACCGCCGTGACGGTCGGTCTCGGCTGGGACGTACGGACCACGACCGGCGCCGATCACGACCTGGATGCCAGTGCGCTGCTGTGCTCCGAGGCGGGCAAGGTCCTCTCCGACGCCCACTTCGTCTTCTACAACAACCTCAACAGCCCTGACGGTTCCGTCCGTCACACCGGCGACAACCTGACGGGGGAGGGCGAGGGTGACGACGAGTCGGTCGAGGTCGATCTGGCATCGGTCCCCGCCCAGGTCGCGAAGATCGTCTTCCCTGTCTCGATCCATGACGCCCAGAGCCGGAGCCAGAGCTTCGGTCAGGTGCGCAACGCGTTCATCCGCGTGGTGAATCGCGCCAACGGAGTCGAGCTGGCGCGCTACGACCTGAGTGAGGACGCCTCGACCGAGACCGCGATGGTCTTCGGCGAGCTGTACCGGCACGGCGCGGAGTGGAAGTTCCGGGCCGTGGGCCAGGGCTACGCATCGGGGCTGGCGGGCATCGCGACGGACTACGGCGTCAACGTCTGA